A stretch of the Dichotomicrobium thermohalophilum genome encodes the following:
- a CDS encoding ABC transporter permease, whose translation MPLSVRLALRELRGGLSGFYVFILCIALGVTAIATVGTVTGALQDSIARQGQIILGGDVAASVVHRRANEQERAVFARFGTVSEVGTMRAMGLRPDGDAQVLIGVKAVDKAYPLYGNFELEGDRSLREALAEPNTAVVEQGLLDRLDLEVGDKVKLGESLLEITGVIALEPDRLSGGAAFGPRLLTTIPTLQGTGLLAPGTLIDWRYRVAFPASADEERIAAFREAIDTELENSGFEVRDRTDPSPQITRAVNRLSSFLTLVGLAALLIGGIGVANAISAFVARKRKSAAIYKAIGASTGLTLTSFALQVLMVAALGIVVGLIAGSLIPIVLDRAFADLLPIQIDLSLQPGALVLAAAYGLLTALAFILWPLGRAGQIRPAELLREEITEQKSWPPRAFITGSVMSALALAGLAIWLSEVRLIAAITVVGIGVVFAIFLGVGRLIRGLAARTPRPRQPEMALALANIGGPAGLTITLALSLGAGLALLTMIALTDTSLRGELQTDLPENAPSQFFLGIPKERFSDFSRIIADNAPSAELNTAPMLRGRITAIDGTPTSEIDAPQDAQWVLDGDRGITYSEKLPEHSEVVAGEWWGPDHEGEPLVSFEDELARQLGIEVGDTLTVNVLGREITARVANLRTVAWERLSINFVMIFSPNALENAPYRVLATLNWPEGRNAEAENAALRAITANFPTVTAVTVRDVLQSVGRVLEQVMTAIRVAASLTLIAGVIVLAGAFATVQRRRVYEAVVLKVLGAQRRNIVMAHILEYVLMAVAVAVFAAGLGAAGAWLLVTFVLGVDFTFSALALVQAGVLAVLLMVIFGSIGTLQVLGAKAAPYLRSE comes from the coding sequence ATGCCACTTTCAGTACGTCTTGCCCTGCGTGAGCTGCGCGGCGGCCTGTCCGGTTTCTATGTCTTCATTCTCTGCATTGCTCTTGGTGTCACGGCGATCGCCACGGTCGGCACCGTCACCGGCGCGCTCCAGGACAGCATTGCCCGCCAGGGGCAGATTATCCTCGGCGGCGACGTGGCGGCATCGGTCGTGCATCGCCGCGCCAACGAACAAGAGCGCGCGGTGTTCGCGCGCTTCGGCACGGTCAGCGAGGTCGGGACCATGCGGGCGATGGGGCTGCGGCCCGATGGCGACGCGCAGGTGCTGATCGGCGTAAAGGCTGTGGATAAGGCGTATCCCCTCTACGGCAACTTCGAACTTGAAGGCGATCGGTCGCTGCGCGAGGCGCTGGCCGAGCCCAACACGGCGGTCGTCGAGCAGGGGTTGCTGGACCGGCTCGATCTTGAAGTCGGCGATAAGGTCAAGCTGGGCGAGAGCCTGCTGGAGATCACCGGGGTGATCGCGCTGGAGCCGGACCGTCTGTCGGGCGGCGCAGCGTTCGGACCGCGACTGCTGACGACCATCCCGACCTTGCAAGGCACCGGCCTGCTCGCCCCCGGCACGCTCATCGACTGGCGCTACCGCGTCGCTTTCCCCGCGAGTGCGGACGAGGAACGCATCGCCGCTTTCCGCGAGGCCATCGACACCGAGCTTGAGAACAGCGGCTTTGAAGTGCGCGACCGCACCGACCCGTCGCCGCAGATCACCCGCGCGGTCAACCGGCTGTCGAGCTTCCTGACGTTGGTGGGGCTGGCGGCGCTGCTGATCGGCGGCATCGGCGTGGCGAATGCGATTTCGGCCTTCGTGGCCCGGAAGCGTAAGTCTGCCGCCATTTACAAGGCGATCGGCGCGTCAACCGGCCTGACGCTGACCTCGTTCGCCCTCCAAGTGCTGATGGTGGCAGCGCTCGGGATCGTCGTCGGCTTGATCGCCGGATCGCTGATCCCGATCGTGCTGGACCGCGCCTTTGCCGATTTGCTGCCGATCCAGATCGACCTGAGCTTACAGCCCGGGGCGCTCGTTTTGGCGGCGGCCTATGGCTTGTTAACGGCGCTTGCCTTCATTCTGTGGCCGCTGGGCCGCGCCGGGCAGATCCGGCCTGCTGAGCTGTTGCGCGAGGAAATCACCGAGCAGAAGAGCTGGCCGCCGCGCGCCTTCATCACAGGCTCGGTGATGAGCGCCCTGGCACTGGCCGGTCTGGCGATCTGGCTGTCGGAGGTCCGGCTGATCGCCGCGATCACGGTTGTCGGCATCGGGGTGGTATTCGCGATCTTTCTGGGCGTCGGACGGCTCATCCGCGGACTGGCAGCGCGCACCCCGCGTCCGCGCCAGCCCGAGATGGCGCTGGCGTTGGCCAATATCGGGGGGCCGGCCGGGCTGACCATCACGCTGGCGCTGTCGCTCGGTGCGGGGCTGGCGCTGCTGACCATGATCGCGCTGACCGACACCTCGCTGCGCGGCGAACTGCAGACTGATCTGCCCGAGAATGCGCCGAGCCAGTTCTTCCTCGGCATCCCGAAGGAGCGTTTCTCTGACTTCAGCCGCATCATTGCCGACAACGCGCCCTCGGCCGAGCTGAACACCGCCCCGATGCTGCGCGGGCGCATCACCGCGATCGACGGCACGCCGACAAGCGAGATCGACGCGCCGCAGGACGCGCAATGGGTGCTGGATGGCGATCGCGGCATCACCTATTCGGAAAAGCTGCCGGAACATTCCGAGGTTGTCGCCGGCGAGTGGTGGGGGCCGGACCATGAAGGCGAGCCGCTGGTTTCCTTCGAGGACGAACTGGCCCGCCAACTCGGGATAGAGGTCGGCGATACGCTGACGGTCAACGTGCTGGGCCGCGAGATCACCGCGCGCGTGGCCAACCTCCGCACCGTCGCCTGGGAGCGGCTGAGCATCAACTTCGTGATGATCTTCTCGCCGAACGCGCTGGAAAATGCACCCTACCGGGTGCTGGCAACCCTGAACTGGCCCGAAGGACGCAACGCGGAGGCCGAGAACGCGGCGCTTAGGGCGATCACGGCAAACTTCCCGACCGTCACGGCAGTGACCGTGCGCGACGTGCTGCAATCCGTCGGGCGCGTGCTGGAGCAGGTGATGACAGCAATCCGCGTTGCCGCGAGCCTGACCCTGATCGCCGGCGTGATCGTACTGGCCGGCGCATTCGCCACGGTGCAGCGACGGCGTGTTTACGAAGCGGTCGTGTTGAAGGTGCTTGGCGCGCAGCGGCGGAATATCGTCATGGCGCACATCCTGGAATACGTGCTCATGGCCGTTGCCGTGGCCGTGTTCGCGGCCGGCCTGGGCGCGGCTGGCGCATGGCTGCTGGTAACATTTGTGCTGGGCGTGGATTTCACCTTCTCGGCGCTGGCGCTGGTGCAGGCGGGCGTGCTTGCGGTTCTGCTGATGGTGATCTTCGGCTCGATCGGCACGCTACAGGTGCTCGGCGCCAAGGCGGCGCCCTACCTGCGGAGTGAATGA
- a CDS encoding glycosyltransferase family 2 protein, with translation MVTVDQPELPAVSVVIPALNEEGNIAKLVQETLDVVPAHALTEIIVVDDGSTDSTPQVLRGMAEREPRLRVIRHGERCGQSTALRTGILAARSDVVATMDGDGQNDPRDIVSLLSKLGQPHGAGPALVGGHRVTRKASGAKRLASRVANRVRGALLKDDSPDTGCGIKVFWRDVFLRLPFFTSMHRYLPMLFRVYGFETATHPVNDRPRVAGESKYTNFGRLMIAIYDLIGVVWLRRRTKIPQIAMDTGAAARRWSLDYGAQPRIDETRPEVATSPARNAQRHETALNG, from the coding sequence ATGGTAACGGTTGATCAACCAGAGCTGCCGGCCGTCTCTGTGGTCATTCCGGCGCTGAACGAGGAGGGCAACATCGCCAAGCTCGTGCAGGAAACGCTGGATGTCGTGCCGGCCCACGCACTGACCGAGATCATCGTCGTGGATGACGGCAGCACCGACTCCACACCTCAGGTGCTCCGCGGAATGGCCGAACGGGAGCCACGCCTGCGCGTAATCCGACACGGCGAGCGTTGCGGCCAGAGCACGGCGCTGCGCACGGGCATTCTCGCGGCGCGAAGCGACGTTGTCGCCACGATGGACGGCGACGGGCAGAACGATCCGCGCGACATTGTCAGCTTGCTGTCGAAGCTGGGGCAGCCGCACGGGGCTGGCCCGGCGCTCGTCGGCGGTCACCGGGTCACGCGCAAGGCCAGCGGCGCGAAGCGACTTGCTTCCCGCGTGGCCAACCGGGTCCGTGGTGCGCTGTTAAAGGATGACAGCCCGGATACCGGCTGCGGGATCAAGGTGTTCTGGCGCGATGTGTTCCTCCGGCTGCCGTTCTTCACCAGCATGCACCGCTATTTGCCGATGCTTTTTCGCGTCTACGGGTTCGAGACGGCAACGCACCCGGTCAATGACCGCCCGCGCGTGGCTGGCGAATCGAAATACACAAATTTCGGCCGGCTGATGATCGCGATCTATGACCTGATCGGCGTGGTCTGGCTGCGCCGGCGGACGAAAATTCCACAGATCGCGATGGATACAGGCGCGGCGGCGCGGCGTTGGTCGCTGGATTACGGGGCGCAGCCGCGGATTGATGAAACACGACCGGAGGTGGCGACGTCACCCGCGCGCAACGCGCAGCGGCACGAAACGGCCCTAAACGGCTAG
- a CDS encoding arylesterase, producing the protein MRRTIHGWPVALSNLALIVIYAALMAAVWPDRARAEQAGAGEEVVIVGFGDSLMAGYRLAPGKSFPAQLQDALREQGRNVRVVNAGVSGDTTADALARLDWALPDDADAVIVELGANDALRGFELSETRSALDEILSKLKARDLPVLLTGMEAPRNYGEDYAKAFRNMYQELSEKHETLFYPFFLKGVALEPELNMPDGIHPTAEGVAVIVENILPKVHDLIARARERTANVN; encoded by the coding sequence ATGCGCCGAACGATCCATGGCTGGCCGGTCGCGCTGAGCAACCTTGCACTTATCGTTATATACGCCGCGCTGATGGCGGCGGTTTGGCCGGACCGCGCGCGGGCAGAACAGGCGGGCGCCGGCGAGGAAGTGGTGATCGTTGGTTTCGGTGACAGCTTGATGGCGGGCTATCGGCTAGCGCCAGGGAAGTCATTTCCGGCTCAGCTTCAGGATGCGCTACGGGAGCAGGGCCGGAACGTGCGCGTGGTCAACGCCGGCGTGTCCGGCGACACGACGGCTGACGCGCTTGCCCGGCTGGACTGGGCGCTGCCAGATGACGCGGACGCGGTGATCGTCGAGTTGGGGGCGAACGACGCGCTGCGCGGGTTTGAGCTGTCCGAGACGCGAAGCGCGCTCGATGAAATCCTGTCGAAGCTGAAAGCGCGCGACCTCCCCGTCCTGCTCACGGGCATGGAGGCGCCGCGCAATTACGGCGAGGATTATGCCAAAGCGTTCCGCAACATGTACCAGGAACTGTCGGAGAAGCACGAGACGCTGTTCTATCCGTTCTTCCTGAAGGGCGTCGCGCTGGAGCCGGAACTCAATATGCCGGACGGCATCCACCCGACGGCAGAGGGCGTCGCGGTGATCGTCGAGAACATCCTGCCGAAGGTGCATGACCTGATCGCCCGCGCCCGCGAGCGCACCGCAAACGTCAACTGA
- a CDS encoding aldo/keto reductase, whose translation MEYRPLGRTGMRVSAICLGTMNMGEQNTEAEGHEQLDYALDQGVNFIDTAELYAIPPKPETQGRSEEIVGSWLASRRNRDKVILATKVTGRSQRIDWVRQDGRLPDLSPEKIFEAVDDSLRRLRTDYIDLYQTHWPDRQMRLFSGLEYTHLGGDSIPIEETLGALDELVKAGKVRAVGVSNETPWGTMRYLMASETKGLPRIASIQNAYNLLNRTFEIGLSEIAYREDVGLLAYSPLAQGYLTGKYEGGALPRGSRKQLYNRLQRYETPRAPAAITAYVNLAREHGLDPAQMAIQFVTTRPFVTSNIIGATTMDQLRADIDSIHVKWTEELEQAVENIHLHNPNPCP comes from the coding sequence ATGGAGTATCGCCCGCTCGGACGAACGGGAATGCGCGTGAGCGCGATCTGCCTGGGCACCATGAACATGGGCGAGCAGAACACTGAAGCCGAAGGTCATGAGCAGCTCGACTATGCGCTCGATCAGGGCGTGAACTTCATCGACACAGCGGAGCTATACGCCATCCCGCCGAAGCCCGAGACGCAGGGACGGTCCGAGGAGATCGTTGGCTCCTGGCTGGCTTCCCGGCGTAACCGCGACAAGGTGATTCTGGCCACGAAGGTGACGGGACGCAGCCAGCGCATCGACTGGGTTCGCCAGGACGGCCGCCTTCCGGACCTCAGCCCGGAAAAGATCTTCGAGGCGGTGGATGATAGCCTGCGGCGGCTGCGTACGGATTACATCGACCTGTATCAGACGCACTGGCCTGATCGGCAGATGCGCCTTTTTTCAGGCCTCGAGTATACGCATCTCGGCGGCGACTCGATTCCGATCGAAGAGACCCTCGGCGCGCTGGACGAACTGGTCAAGGCGGGCAAGGTCCGCGCGGTCGGCGTTTCGAACGAAACGCCATGGGGCACGATGCGCTATCTGATGGCTTCAGAGACCAAGGGTCTGCCGCGCATCGCCTCGATCCAGAACGCCTACAACCTGCTCAATCGGACCTTCGAGATCGGCCTATCCGAGATCGCCTACCGCGAGGATGTCGGGTTGCTGGCTTATTCACCGCTGGCCCAAGGGTATCTGACCGGCAAATATGAGGGCGGCGCGCTTCCCAGGGGCTCGCGCAAGCAGCTCTACAACCGTTTGCAACGCTACGAGACGCCGCGCGCGCCCGCCGCAATCACCGCCTATGTCAATCTCGCGCGCGAGCACGGCCTCGACCCGGCGCAGATGGCGATCCAGTTCGTGACGACCCGTCCGTTCGTGACCTCGAACATCATAGGCGCGACGACGATGGACCAGCTCCGCGCGGATATTGACAGCATCCACGTGAAATGGACGGAGGAGCTGGAACAAGCGGTCGAGAATATCCATCTACATAATCCGAACCCGTGTCCCTGA
- the thpR gene encoding RNA 2',3'-cyclic phosphodiesterase, translated as MPRLFTALEIPGELVPKLEMLRGRLAGARWIDPENYHLTLRFIGDVEAPDADDFVEALSEIWVEPFSLKLSGVGSFGGRKPRALWVGVEECEPLMRLQRANERAARQAGLPPETRNFSPHVTLARLRGAEQGAVANYLSAVGAFEAEPFPVDQFVLMSAREGSGGGPYVVEERFPLVSPSARKRA; from the coding sequence TTGCCACGACTGTTTACGGCGCTGGAAATCCCCGGCGAGCTGGTGCCAAAATTGGAAATGCTGCGCGGACGGCTGGCGGGGGCGCGCTGGATCGACCCTGAAAACTACCACCTCACATTGCGGTTCATCGGCGACGTCGAGGCCCCGGACGCAGATGATTTCGTGGAGGCGCTGTCTGAGATCTGGGTTGAGCCCTTCTCGCTGAAGCTCTCGGGCGTCGGCAGCTTCGGCGGGCGCAAGCCGCGCGCGCTGTGGGTCGGTGTTGAGGAGTGCGAGCCGCTGATGCGCTTGCAGCGGGCGAACGAGCGGGCTGCGCGTCAGGCGGGTCTGCCGCCCGAAACGCGGAACTTCTCTCCCCATGTGACGCTGGCGCGGCTGCGCGGGGCGGAGCAGGGGGCGGTGGCCAATTACCTCTCCGCAGTGGGCGCGTTCGAGGCTGAGCCCTTCCCGGTGGACCAATTCGTGCTGATGTCGGCGCGCGAAGGTTCGGGCGGCGGCCCCTATGTTGTCGAGGAGCGCTTCCCGCTGGTCAGTCCGAGCGCGCGTAAGCGAGCGTAG
- a CDS encoding DUF4167 domain-containing protein, producing the protein MRQGQQNRRGRNRSGRKPQSALTRNFESNGPNVKIRGTAAHIAEKYLALARDALSSGDIIVAESYFQHAEHYNRIIMAAQAERQNGAERPAQQSGNGRDHGDDFDVDSAEEEPALAGDGAAQPSAAAEAEQPQANRRRKSGNGSGNSEAKAEGSGSEGQKQSRGAQARRKRQKVESTGARQKAAKANGASANGASASPDDSASEGYSA; encoded by the coding sequence ATGAGGCAAGGACAGCAAAACCGCAGGGGGCGCAACCGTAGCGGCCGTAAGCCGCAGAGTGCGCTGACGCGCAACTTCGAATCCAACGGACCCAACGTGAAAATCCGCGGCACGGCCGCGCACATCGCCGAGAAGTATCTGGCGCTGGCGCGTGATGCGTTGTCGTCCGGCGACATCATCGTGGCCGAGAGCTACTTCCAGCACGCGGAGCACTATAACCGCATCATCATGGCGGCGCAGGCCGAGCGTCAGAACGGCGCCGAGCGGCCAGCGCAGCAGAGTGGGAACGGTCGCGATCACGGCGATGATTTCGATGTGGACAGCGCCGAGGAAGAGCCGGCGCTGGCCGGCGATGGCGCGGCACAGCCGTCTGCGGCCGCCGAGGCGGAACAACCGCAGGCCAACCGCCGCCGCAAATCCGGTAATGGTTCCGGCAATTCCGAAGCGAAGGCTGAGGGAAGCGGCAGCGAGGGACAGAAACAATCGCGCGGCGCGCAGGCTCGGCGCAAGCGACAGAAGGTCGAATCGACCGGCGCGCGCCAGAAGGCGGCCAAGGCCAACGGTGCCAGCGCGAACGGCGCAAGCGCTAGCCCTGACGACAGCGCATCGGAAGGCTACTCGGCGTAG
- a CDS encoding lipid-A-disaccharide synthase N-terminal domain-containing protein translates to MDMNQAAGWWANISWLELSWLAVGFMAQAMFSMRFLMQWIASERARQSVMPEVFWYYSFAGGLMLFVYAIYRMDPVFILGQGTGLFIYSRNIYFIWRAKKMAPPPAQEGTPAPAAKVPAE, encoded by the coding sequence ATGGACATGAACCAGGCCGCAGGCTGGTGGGCGAATATTTCGTGGCTCGAACTGAGCTGGCTCGCCGTCGGCTTCATGGCGCAAGCCATGTTCTCCATGCGGTTCCTCATGCAGTGGATTGCCAGCGAGCGCGCGCGTCAGAGCGTCATGCCGGAAGTGTTCTGGTATTACAGCTTCGCGGGCGGCCTGATGCTGTTCGTCTACGCGATTTACCGAATGGATCCGGTGTTTATCCTCGGCCAGGGCACGGGGCTGTTCATCTACTCCCGCAACATTTACTTTATCTGGCGGGCAAAGAAGATGGCGCCCCCGCCAGCTCAGGAAGGAACTCCGGCCCCCGCCGCCAAGGTTCCGGCCGAGTAG
- a CDS encoding low molecular weight protein-tyrosine-phosphatase, protein MRDAGQQISVLFVCLGNICRSPMAEGVFRQVVADAGMADRFRIDSSGTGSWHVGRPPDIRAQQALGMRGIDISTQRARQVTRDDFKSFDLVLAMDRSNHDRLMNLAPDVYEPNIRLFMKYAPEMGICEIPDPFFGGPEGFDYVLNLIEVASRGLLAALMKEESTLAYARSD, encoded by the coding sequence ATGCGGGACGCAGGGCAGCAGATCTCCGTTTTGTTCGTCTGCCTCGGCAATATCTGCCGCTCGCCGATGGCCGAGGGCGTGTTCCGCCAGGTGGTGGCCGATGCCGGTATGGCCGATCGCTTTCGGATCGACTCATCGGGCACCGGAAGCTGGCATGTGGGTCGTCCGCCGGACATCCGCGCGCAGCAGGCCCTCGGGATGCGTGGCATCGACATATCGACCCAGCGTGCGCGACAGGTCACGCGCGACGACTTCAAGAGCTTCGATCTCGTTCTGGCGATGGACCGGTCGAACCACGACCGGCTGATGAACCTCGCGCCGGATGTCTATGAGCCGAACATCCGCCTCTTCATGAAATACGCCCCGGAGATGGGGATCTGTGAGATCCCGGACCCGTTCTTCGGCGGCCCGGAGGGCTTCGATTACGTGCTCAACCTGATCGAAGTGGCCAGCCGCGGTCTGCTCGCCGCGCTGATGAAGGAAGAGTCTACGCTCGCTTACGCGCGCTCGGACTGA
- a CDS encoding Bax inhibitor-1/YccA family protein, producing MADFDRNQATYARTGAQEAIDEGLRSYMLQVYNYMAAGVAITGLVAYALYTFAVQPTAAGAAAQVRDGLYLTDFGYALFASPLKWVVFLAPLGMVFYLSARVHKMSVSGAQTAFWIFAALMGASLSSIFLVYAHGSIAQVFFISAAAFGALSLWGYTTKKDLSGWGSFLFMGLIGIIIAAVVNLFIGSTALQFAISVIGVLVFAGLTAYDTQQIKEMYFEGDSTAVAGRKAIMGALRLYLDFINLFIMLLSLFGQRE from the coding sequence ATGGCGGATTTCGACAGGAACCAGGCGACTTACGCGCGCACTGGCGCTCAGGAGGCCATAGACGAGGGCCTCCGGTCCTATATGCTTCAAGTGTATAACTACATGGCCGCTGGCGTTGCCATCACCGGCCTCGTGGCTTATGCGCTCTATACCTTCGCCGTGCAGCCGACCGCCGCTGGCGCGGCCGCACAGGTGCGCGACGGCTTGTACCTGACCGATTTCGGCTACGCGCTGTTCGCCAGCCCGCTGAAGTGGGTGGTGTTCCTCGCGCCGCTCGGCATGGTGTTCTACCTGTCCGCGCGCGTGCACAAGATGAGCGTGTCCGGCGCGCAGACGGCGTTCTGGATCTTCGCCGCGTTGATGGGCGCGTCGCTGTCGTCGATCTTCCTTGTTTACGCGCACGGCTCGATCGCGCAGGTGTTCTTTATCTCCGCCGCCGCCTTCGGCGCGCTGAGCCTGTGGGGCTACACCACGAAGAAGGACTTGTCCGGCTGGGGTTCATTCCTGTTCATGGGCCTGATCGGCATCATCATCGCCGCGGTCGTGAACCTGTTCATCGGCTCGACGGCCCTGCAGTTCGCGATCTCGGTGATTGGTGTTCTCGTGTTCGCCGGCCTGACGGCCTATGACACGCAGCAGATCAAGGAGATGTACTTCGAGGGCGACAGCACCGCCGTCGCCGGCCGCAAGGCGATCATGGGCGCGCTGCGGCTCTATCTCGACTTCATCAACCTGTTCATCATGCTGCTGTCGCTGTTCGGTCAGCGCGAGTAG
- a CDS encoding ArnT family glycosyltransferase → MSAHPRAGGNAPPGASEPRPIFPVDMLPQGFVWRLVVFLGALTAVRLATVYFAGTDFFFDEAQYWAWSRDLDWGYYSKPPVIAWLIRAASEICGNGEACIRAISPVMHTATSVIVFLLTRKLFDARFGFWAAVVFATLPGISLSSTLISTDVPLLFFWALALLCLVKLLETRAWRWSVALGLTVGVGLLAKYAMVYFFLGLAVYMLLSPRARWLLTDLRGAMVLLLAGALLAPNVIWNLQHGFATFSHTADNANWSGSLGNPIEALEFFGAQFGVFGPLLFGILIWATWRAVREGWSDPYRLLLCFAVPVILLITVQAFLSRAHANWAAVAYVSASVLVAALMVERSARGWYAASFLIHLLALATISFGTVFAGQISLPGGKDPFARVLGWQAIAKGTEARFADGDFASVMTDRRSLAAELIYYLRDTDIPIARWRNEGPPSDHFEMTRPITAQTPEPVLLVTRRERIGSIGERFDSVTKLGQERFSAGPTDSRELHFYRLEGFRPAD, encoded by the coding sequence TTGTCGGCGCATCCCCGCGCGGGCGGCAACGCGCCGCCGGGGGCGAGCGAGCCGCGCCCGATCTTTCCGGTCGACATGCTGCCCCAGGGGTTTGTCTGGCGGCTGGTGGTGTTTCTGGGCGCGCTGACAGCGGTCCGGCTCGCCACTGTCTACTTCGCGGGCACGGACTTCTTCTTCGACGAGGCGCAATACTGGGCGTGGTCGCGCGATCTCGACTGGGGCTACTATTCCAAGCCGCCCGTGATCGCCTGGCTGATCCGTGCCGCGAGCGAAATCTGCGGGAACGGCGAAGCCTGCATTCGCGCCATCTCCCCGGTCATGCATACGGCGACGAGCGTCATCGTCTTCCTGCTGACGCGCAAGCTGTTCGATGCACGGTTCGGCTTCTGGGCGGCCGTGGTGTTCGCGACGCTTCCGGGAATCTCGCTATCCTCGACGCTGATCTCCACCGATGTGCCGCTCCTGTTCTTCTGGGCGCTGGCGCTGTTGTGTCTCGTCAAGCTTCTGGAGACCCGGGCCTGGCGCTGGTCAGTCGCTCTCGGGCTCACAGTGGGGGTGGGGCTGCTTGCGAAATACGCGATGGTGTACTTCTTCCTCGGGCTGGCCGTTTACATGCTCCTCAGCCCGCGAGCGCGCTGGCTGCTCACCGATCTGCGCGGCGCGATGGTGCTGCTGCTCGCCGGTGCCTTGCTCGCGCCGAACGTCATCTGGAACCTGCAGCACGGCTTCGCGACCTTCTCGCACACGGCTGACAACGCCAACTGGAGCGGCTCGCTGGGCAATCCCATCGAGGCGCTGGAGTTCTTCGGTGCGCAGTTCGGCGTATTCGGGCCTTTGCTGTTCGGCATCCTGATCTGGGCGACATGGCGGGCGGTGCGCGAGGGCTGGAGTGATCCCTACCGGCTGCTGCTGTGCTTTGCGGTGCCGGTCATCCTGCTGATCACGGTGCAGGCGTTCCTGTCGCGCGCGCATGCCAACTGGGCGGCGGTGGCCTATGTCTCGGCGTCGGTACTTGTTGCGGCGCTGATGGTCGAACGCAGTGCGCGCGGCTGGTATGCGGCCTCGTTTCTGATCCACCTCCTTGCGCTTGCAACCATTTCCTTCGGAACGGTGTTCGCGGGGCAAATTTCGCTGCCAGGCGGGAAAGACCCGTTTGCGCGGGTTCTGGGGTGGCAGGCGATCGCGAAGGGCACCGAGGCACGATTCGCAGATGGGGATTTCGCGAGCGTGATGACTGACCGCCGCTCGCTCGCGGCCGAGCTGATCTACTACCTGCGCGACACGGACATCCCGATTGCGAGATGGCGGAATGAGGGACCGCCCAGCGACCACTTCGAGATGACACGGCCGATCACCGCGCAGACACCGGAGCCGGTGCTCCTGGTGACGCGCCGCGAACGCATCGGCAGTATCGGCGAGCGGTTCGACAGTGTGACGAAGCTCGGGCAGGAGCGCTTCTCCGCAGGCCCGACCGACAGCCGGGAGCTGCATTTCTATCGCCTGGAAGGCTTCCGCCCGGCCGACTGA
- a CDS encoding ABC transporter ATP-binding protein translates to MQQTSPEPRPPVIDLQDVHLSLSSRAGRVDILRGVDLQIATGEAVSIVGPSGSGKSTLLMVMTGLERASSGQVRVAGHDFSALGEDALARIRGENIGIVFQQFHLVPTMTAIENVALPLEFIGRADAFDRAGAVLGEVGLDHRLTHFPAELSGGEQQRVALARALAPEPKILFADEPTGNLDGTTGEAIVDMMFALRKRHGATLVLITHDLTLARKCDRVVGIEDGRMTKESPLMAAAT, encoded by the coding sequence GTGCAACAAACAAGTCCCGAGCCGCGCCCGCCGGTCATTGATCTGCAGGATGTCCACCTGTCGCTATCGAGCCGCGCCGGACGTGTCGACATCCTTCGCGGCGTCGATCTGCAAATCGCCACCGGCGAGGCGGTGAGCATCGTCGGCCCCAGCGGCTCGGGAAAGTCCACGCTGCTGATGGTGATGACCGGGCTGGAACGCGCCTCCTCGGGGCAGGTGCGGGTCGCCGGCCATGATTTCAGCGCGCTGGGCGAGGACGCGCTGGCGCGTATCCGGGGCGAGAACATCGGGATTGTGTTCCAGCAGTTTCACCTCGTCCCAACCATGACGGCGATCGAGAATGTCGCGCTACCGCTGGAGTTCATCGGCCGCGCCGATGCCTTCGATCGTGCGGGAGCGGTGCTGGGCGAGGTCGGGCTGGATCATCGCCTGACCCACTTCCCCGCGGAGCTGTCGGGCGGGGAGCAGCAGCGCGTGGCGCTCGCCCGGGCGCTGGCGCCGGAGCCGAAAATTCTTTTCGCCGACGAGCCGACCGGCAACCTCGATGGCACCACGGGCGAGGCGATCGTCGACATGATGTTCGCGCTGCGCAAGCGACATGGCGCGACGCTGGTGCTCATCACGCATGACCTGACGCTGGCACGGAAATGCGACCGGGTCGTGGGCATCGAGGACGGGCGCATGACCAAGGAAAGCCCGCTGATGGCTGCGGCGACATGA